GTGCCCATTTGGGTCTCGGGGGCGCCcgtgggggtctcagggtgcCCGTGGGGGTCTCGGGATGCCCGTGGGGATCTCAGGGTGCCCATTTGGGTCTCAGGGCGCCCGTGGGGGTCTCGGGGTGCCCGTGGGGATCTCGGGATGCCcgtgggggtctcagggtgcCCATTTGGATCTCAGGGTGCCCATTTGGATCTCAGGGCGCCCGTGGGGGTCTCGGGGTGCCcgtgggggtctcagggtgcCCATTTGGATCTCAGGGTGCCCATTTGGATCTCAGGGCGCCCGTGGGGGTCTCGGGGTGCCCGTGGGGGTCTCGGGGCGCCCATTTGGGTCTCAGGGCGCCcgtgggggtctcagggtgcCCGTGGGGATCTCAGGGCGCCCGTGGGGGTCTCGGGGTGCCCATGGGGATCTTGGGATGCCCGTGGGGGTCTCGGGGTGCCCATTTGGATCTCAGGGTGCCCGTGGGGATCTCAGGGCGCCCGTGGGGATCTCGGGGCGCCCGTGGGGGTCTCGGGGTGCCCATAGGGGTCTCGGGGCGCCCCCCGGGGGTCCCGTCAGGGCGCGCAGCAGTAGAGCCGGACGTCGTTGAGGCCGGTGGCGTCCCAGGGGTGCTCGGGCTCGAGGCGGGTGCGCAGCCCGCAGACCCCGCAGGGGGCGTCGCAGCGGGCGCTCAGGGCGCCCCAGGGCCCGCGGGCCAGCTCGGAGCCCGGGCGCAGGACGACGTCCCCCGAGCAGAGCACGGCCATGTTGGCGGCCGCCGCGTCGTCCCACACGCCCCGCGCGGGCTCCCACATCAGCCGGAAGGAGACGAGGCGCTCGCCGGGGTCGCAGAGGgtctcctgctgccaggagccgGAACTGCGGGGGAACGGGCAAGGGTTGGGTGATGGCGGCCGTGGTCGGGTGATGGCGGCCGTGGTTGGGTGATCATGGCCATGGTTGGGTGATGGTGGCCGTGGTTGGGTGATCATGGCCGTGGTTGGGTGACCATGGTCGTGGTTGGGTGATGGCGGCCGTGGTCGGGTGATGGCGGCCGTGGTCGGGTGATGGCGGCCGTGGTTGGGTGATGGCGGCCGTGGTCGGGTGATGGCGGCCGTGGTCGGGTGATGGTGGCCGTGGTTGGGTGATGGCGGCCGTGGTTGGGTGATGGCGGCCGTGGTTGGGTGATCATGGCCATGGTTGGGTGATCATGGCCGTGGTTGGGTGATCATGGCCGTGGTTGGGTGATGGCGGCCGTGGTTGGGTGACAATGGCCGTGGTTGGGTGATCATGGCCGTGGTTGGGTGATGGTGGCCATGGTTGGGTCATGGTGACCATGGTTGGGTCATGGTGGCCATGGTTGGGTGACAATGGCCATGGTTGGGTGACAATGGCCATGGTTGGGTCATGGTGACCATGGCTGGGTGACAATGGCCACGGTTGGGTGACAATGGCCACGGCTGGGTGACAACAGCCATGGTTGGGTGACAATGGCCACGGCTGGGTGACAACAGCCATGGCTGGGTGACAATGGCCATGGTTGGGTGACAATGGCCATGGTTGGGTCATGGTGACCATGGCTGGGTGACAATGGCCACGGTTGGGTGACAATGGCCATGGTTGGGTGTCAATGACCATGGCTGGGTGACAATGGCCATGGTTGGGTCATGGTGACCATGGTTGGGTCATGGTGACCACGGCTGGGTGACAACAGCCATGGTTGGGTGACAATGGCCATGGTTGGGTGACAATGGCCATGGTTGGGTGTCAATGACCATGGCTGGGTGACAATGGCCATGGTTGGGTGACAATGGCCATGGTTGGGTGACAATGGCCACGGTTGGGTGACAGTGTGGTCACTCACGGCCCCACGCTGGACGTCACCGTGTCCGTGCCCGTGTCGCAGAGCAGCCGCACCCCGTTCAGCCCCGTGTCGTCGCTGAAGAACCCCTGGTAGTGCTGCACCTGCACGGGCCCCCAGAACTGTCACCTCCgtgtccccaaagcccctctGTCACCCCTCGCGGGTGTCTCCAAACCCACCCGGCACTCCACAGAGGTCCCCGTCCCCTCCCCAAAGTCcctgtcccctccgtgtccccaatgtccccaaggtccccccaatgtccccaaggacccccaatgtccccaatgtcccccaagGTCCCCCCAATGTCTCCagtcccccaatgtccccaaggacccccaatgtccccaatgtcccccaaggtccccccaatgtccccaatgtccccagtccccCCTCACTggtgtcccccctgtccccctcaTCACCCCCATCCTTGTGTCCCCCAAAACTCGCCCCGTGTCCCCCTtgtgtccccaatgcccccatcACCCCCTGGGTGTGTCCCCTCCATggccctgtccccgtgtcccctctgtccccgtgtccctgtccccgtgtcccctctgtcccctctgtccccctgtccccatgtcccctgaccccctctgtccccataACCAtgtccccttgtccctgtccctgtgtccctgtcccctctgtccccatgtcccctctgtccccttgtccctgtgtcccctctgtcccctctgtcccatgtccctgtgtccctgtctcccctctgtccccatgtccccatgtccctgtccccgtgtcccccgtgtcccctctgtccccatgtccctgtccccatgtccctgtccctgtgtcccctctgtccctgtccccatgtccccatgtccctgtgtctctgtccctatgtccctgtccccatgtcccctctgtccctgtgtcacctctgtccccataaccctgtccccgtgtcccctctgtccctgtccccatgtccctgtccctgtgtctctgtccccatgtcccctctgtccctgtgtcacctctgtccccatgtccctgtccctgtgtccctgtccccatgtccctgtccccatgtccctgtccccatgtccccatgtctctgtccccatgtccctgtccctgtgtccctgtcccctctgtccccatgtcccctctgtccctgtctcccctctgtccccatgtccctgtatccctgtccccgtgtcccccgtgtccccctgtccccatgtccctgttcccgtgtccctgtccccatgtccccctgtccccgtgtccctgtccctgtccccatgtccctgtccctgtccccatgtccctgtccccgtgtccctgtccgtgtccctgtccgtgtccctgtccccatgtccctgtccccgtgtccctgtccctgtgtccctgtccctgtccccgtgtccctgtccccatgtccctgtccccgtgtccccatgtcccctccgTGCTCACCTTCAGCTGCACCCCGATGGCGAAGGAGCCCGTGGGGCAGAACTCGCTGtgcccccactgtccccagggtcccccgTTTGTCACCGCCATCAcgccgggcccgggcccgccccAGCTCAGGGGGTGGCGCAGGTGGCACATCCGGCGCTGCGAGGCCACCAAGGTCCCCAGGGGcgccaccagggccaccagggccaccagggccgGGCGGGGGCGCGGGGACAGAGCCATGGCCGAGCCACCCCCGGTGTCACCGCGGGGCTTTTATCGCACGGCTGGGGACAGTGACCGCgcgggggtggcactgggacaaaccgggacagactgggagggcCACCTATGAGGGGGTGACACGCGTGTCCCCACCCCCGAGGTGCCACCAGCGGGGGAACGACCTGGGGGACACCCGGGGGCAGCGCTTTGGGCGGTTTTGGTTTcgttttggggatttttgggggggtttctgcTCCTGGGAATTGACCCCGGATGTCCCAAGGCCACCCGGAGGtgccaccaaaaccaaaaaaaaaaccccaaaaaaaaaaacaaaaaaaaacccacaaaacaaacaaacaaaacaaaaaaaccaaaaaacaaacaaaaaaaaaaaaaaaacccaaaaaaacttcaaaaaaaccccaaaaacccaaaatctctctcaaaaaaaataattttaattacttcaGTCAGCGATTCCCAGTTCGCCCAGTTGGCACCTGCCACGTGCGGAGCCGGGGGTGCCCGCGCAGCCCAGAGCGCGTCCCCAGTGTCAcatcagtgtccccaatgtccccagtgtcccattcccattgtccccattgtccccaatgtccccattgtccccagtgtcccattcccattgtccccaatcATTGATTACCATCactcccagtttgcccagtttggGGCAGGTGCCACACCCGGTACCAGTGGTTGAGCCGGGGGTGCCCATGAGGCCCAGAGCGCGTCCCCAGTGTCAcatcagtgtccccaatgtcccattcccattgtccccagtgtcccattcccattgtccccattgtccccaatgaTCAATCCCCATCactcccagtttgcccagtttgcCCAGTCTGGGGCAGGTGCCACACGCGGTAGCGGTGGTTGAGCCGGGGGTGCCCGTGCAGGCCGTACCTCGTGCCCAGTGTCAcatcagtgtccccaatgtccccattgtcccattcccattgtccccaatcATTGATTACCATCACTCCCAGTTTGGGGCAGGTGCCACACCCAGTACCAGTGGTTGAGCCGGGGGTGCCCGTGCAGCCCAGAGCGCGTCCCCAGTGTCAcatcagtgtccccagtgtcacatcagtgtccccaatgtccccagtgtcacatcagtgtccccagtgtcccattcccattgtccccattgtccccattgtccccaatgatcaatccccattgtccccatcactcccagtttgcccagtttgcccagtttggGGCAGGTGCCACACGCGGTAGCGGTGGTTGAGCCGGGGGTGCCCGTGCAGGCCGTACCTCGTGCCCAGTGTCAcatcagtgtccccaatgtcccattcccattgtccccattgtccccaatgtccccaatcaTTGATTACCATCactcccagtttgcccagtcTGGGGCAGGTGCCACACGCGGTAGCGGTGGTTGAGCCGGGGGTGCCCGTGCAGGCCGTACCTCGTGCCCAGCGCGCCCTGTGCCCGCGGGCGCCCGTAGAAGACGCGTCGCACGCGCGCGTGCAGCAGGGCCATGGCGCAGAGCGCGCACGGCTCGCGCGTCACGAACACGTCGCAGCCCGACAGCAGGTACCCGCCCGCGACGTCGTCGCTGTCACCTCCCTCGGGCGTGGTGGTGGCACCTCCGCGGGTGGCACCGGCGCCCTCGGCCGCCCCCGGGATGACGTAACCCGTGAGGTCCATGGGGACGTCGCCGAGGGAcgacagcagctccagggggaCAACGGGGGCGGTGGCATCGGTGGTGGCACCGTTGGTGGCACCAGAGGTGGCATCAGGGCGCTTGGTCGCTCCTGGAGTCACTTGACCTCTCAGGTCCACGGGGATGTCACcgatggggacaatgggggcgGTGGCATCGTTGGTGGCACCTGAGGTGGCATCGGGGTCCTTGGTCACCCCTGGTGCCACGTCACCCCTCAGGTCCACGGGGACGTCACcgatggggacaatgggggcgGTGGCATTGTTGGTGGCATCGTTGGTGGCACCTGAGGTGGCATCGGGGCGCTTGGTTGCGCCCGGTGCCACGTCACCCCTCAGGTCCACGGGGACGTCACCGAGGCTGTGCAGGTCCATGGGGACAATGGGAGTGGCAGTGCTGACGTCATCGGTGTCACCTGAGGTGGCACCTGAGGTGGCATCGGGGTCCTTGGCCACCCCAGACATGATGTGACCCGTGATGTCCATGGTGGCATCGTTGGTGTCACCAGAGGTGGCATTGGGACACTCGGTCGCTCCTGGGGTCGCGTCACCCATCAGGTCCATGGTGACGTCACCCGCGGCCGGCGATGACGTCACCGCGAGCGGCGATGACGTCACCAGCCCCCATTTTGGCCACCTTGGCCCCGATGTCCCCTCCGTCACGgccggggctgtccccagggtgtccccctgcgccgcgcccgccccgtGACGGCGCCGCCACGGCCGGCGACAGTGCCACCATGGttggtgacagtgccaccatggttggtgacagtgccaccccgCCCTTGGTGACACCGTGccctccccatgtccccagtgtccttGTCCTTGGTGTCCCTCTCCCCTGGGTGACAccgcagtgtccccatgtccccatccccgctgtcccctgggTGACACCGCACTGTCccaatgtccctgtccttgctgtccctgtcccccgctgtcccctgggtgacaccgcagtgtccccatgtccctgtcctcagtgtcccctgggtgacaccgcactgtccccatgtccttgtccttgttgcccctgtccccgctgtcccctgggTGACACCgcgctgtccccatgtccttgtccttgctgtccctgtccccgctgtcccctgggTGACACCgcagtgtccccgtgtccctgtcctcagtgtcccctgggtgacactgcactgtccccgtgtccctgtccttgctgtccctgtccccgctgtcccctgggtgacaccgcactgtccccatgtccttgtccctgtccccaatgtcccctgggTGACACCGCACTGTCccaatgtccctgtccttgccgtccccgtccccgctgtcccctgggTGACACCgcactgtccccgtgtccctgtccccaatgtcccctgggTGACACcgctctgtccccatgtccctgtccttgctgcccctgtccccgctgtcccctgggTGACACCGCACTGTGCCCGTGTCCCCGTCCTTGCCGTCCccgtccccgctgtcccctcgcCGCAGCCGTGCCACGCGTGCGATGCAGTCCATGGCGGCGTGCCGCAGCGGGTGCCACCCCGCGTCCCCATCGGCGTCCCCATCGGCGTCCCCTCTGGTGTCCCCTCTGGCgtcccctctcctgtcccagcccacGGCCAGCACCCGCCCCGTCCGGGGGTCCAgcgcggccgcccccgccccgcgccccgcgcccgccgcccgcgccaCGGCCAgcgccgcccgcgccgccgccacCTCGCCCGGGGacagcggcggcggccgggacGGCGCGGGGACGGCGCGGGCGGCGCACGGCCACAGCCCCGCACGGCGCGCGGCCGCGGCCTCGGGGACGGACAGAGGGACGCGGCcggggacacggacacggaACGGGGCGCCGAGAGCCGGGtcggacacggggacagggctggacacagggacaggggacacagggacagggctggacagagggacaggggacacagggacaggggacacagggacaggggacacagggacagggctggacacagggacagggctggacagagagacaggggacacagggacagggctggacagagggacagggctggacagagggacaggggacacagggacaggggacacagggacagggctggacagagggacagggctggacagagggacaggggacacagggacaggggacacagggacagggctggacagagggacagggctggacagagggacaggggacacagggacagggctggacacagggacaggggacacggcCTCGGGGACGGACAGAGGGACACCCAGAGCCTGCtcggacacagggacaggggacacagggacaggggacacggcCTCGGGgacggacagagggacacggccggacacagggacacccagagccccaggggACACGGCCTCGGTGCCCAgcagggaactgggagcactggtggcactggtggcactggggacaccagaaccacggctggggacaccggtggcactgggggacacCAAAGCCACCAGTGGCACCGGTCatactggtggcactggggacaccagaaCCGTGGCTGGGACCCCAGGCACCGGTGGCACcggtggcactggtggcaccgGTGGCGCTGGTGGCACCAGGGACGCTGGCAGCGCTGCTCTTACTGGTCAAACTGGTCCAATTGGGATCCTCAGAGTGCCAcgggctggtggcactggtggcactggtcATACTGGTCttactggtgtcactggtgtcctTGATGGCactggtgtccctggtgtcactgGTAGCACTGGTCTTACTGGTGTTACTGGTTTCACTGGTCTTACTGGTGTTACTGGTTTTActgatgtccctggtgtccctggtgtccctggtgtccctggtgttACTGGTGTTACTGGTTTCACCGGTGCTCCCAGTCCAGGTCTCAGCGCCGGGCGTGGCGGTGACGTAATCGGTGACGTAATCGGTGACGTCATCGTCGTCGGCGACGATGTAATCGATGGGGGCTGCGCGAGAGCGGCGGCGCCGGTCGAGGATCCCAGTATGAACCAGTTTGggctcccagcgctcccagtaaCACCGGTGAGGGCTCCGGTGCTCCCAGTgacccctcccagtccatcccagtataaaccagtataacccggtctatcccagttccctcccactccatcccagtccctcccagtccatcccagtataaaccagtaatctgcaatcccctcccagtccctcccagtataaaccagtaatctccaatcccctcccagtccatcccagtccatcccagtccctcccagtttatcccagtccatcccagtttatcccaatcccctcccagtccatcccagtcccatcccagtccatcccagtccctcccagtccatcccagtccctcccagtccatcccagtccctcccagtccatcccagtataaaccagttccctcccagtccctcccagtccatcccagtccatcccagtttatcccaatcccatcccagtccatcccagttccctcccagtccatcccagtccctcccagtccatcccagtccctcccagtataaaccagttccctcccagtctaTCCCAATCTGcttccagtccctcccagtccatcccagtccatcccagtcctctcccagtatatcccagtatgCCCCCAGTACCGTGGGCGTggtccagccccagcagaagctcCGCCCCTTCCGGCCCCGCCCGGACGCGTTTGAGGCGGGGCAGGtgcggggggaggggcggcaGCGCCCGCAGCAGCCGCGGGGTCTCCCGGGGGCGGAGCAGGGGCGCCGCCCACCCCCCCCCACACCggcaggccccgcccccgcccctccccccaccaGGGCACCGCCCGCGGGGGGGGCaaaggggggggaggggcgggcggAGGCCCCGCCCCCAAATCCATGGCGGGAaacctgggggggggggggggagagagagaaggggcgGGGCTTAGAGAGGGGGAGGGGCTTAGATAGAGAGGGGGAGTGGCTTAATAGGAGGGGCTTAGAGGGGGAGGGGCTTAGAGAGGGGGAGGGGCTTAGAGAGGGGGAGGGGCTTAATGGGAGGGGCAtagagggggagagagaagggGCGGGGCTTAGAGAGGGGGAGGGGCTTAGATAGAGAGGGGGAGTGGCTTAATGGGACGGGCTTAGAGGGGGAGGGGCTTAATGGGGAGGGGCAAGGGGGGGCAAAGGCCCCGCCCCTAAATCCATGGAGGGAATCTGGGGGAGAGAGGGGGCGGGACTTAGAGAGGGGGCGGGACTTAATGGGGGAGGGGCTTAGGTAgagaggggaaggggctcagagaGGGGGTGGGGGTGCAGTGGGGAGGGGCTTAGAGGGGGAGGGGGCTTAATGGGGAGGGGGCTTAGAGAGGGGAGGGACTAAATGGGGGAGGGGCTGAATGGGGAGGGGCTTAGAGAGGGGAGGGACTAAATGGGGGAGGGGCTgaatggggagggggaggggcaaAGGGGGGCAAGGGCCCCGCCCCCAAATCCATGGGGGGAACCTTGGGAGACAGATGGGGCGGGGCTTAGATAAGGGGCGTGGCTTAGATAGGGGAGGGGCTTAGTGGAGAGGGGTTTAATATAGGAGGTTGATGAGAGGGGGAGTGGCTTAAAGGGGAGTGGCTTAGAGAGGGGGAGGGGCTAAATGGGGGAGGAGCTTAATGGGGGAGGGGCTTGGATGGAGGGGGAGGGGCTAAggtggtggggagggggggacCCCTCCAATATTAGGGACCACCCCCCCCCAACCACCCACCCCAaccccagtatatcccagtaccttcccagtgctcccagtatccccagtttggctcccagtccctcccagtatatcccagtaccgtcccagtgctcccagtacccccagttccctcccagtttccccagtttggctcccagtccctcccagtatatcccagctcccccccagtccctcccagtacccccagtttggctcccagtacccccagtttggctcccagtccctcccagtatatcccagtaccgtcccagtgctcccagtacccccagttccctcccagttccctcccagtttccccagtttggctcccagtccctcccagtatatcccagctcccccccagtccctcccagtatccccagtttggctcccagtacccccagtttggctcccagtccctcccagtacccccagtttggctcccagtccctcccagtatatcccagtaccgtcccagtgctcccagtacccccagtttggctcccagtccctcccagtttccccagtttggctcccagtccctcccagtatccccagtttggctcccagtccctcccagtatatcccagtacccccagtttggctcccagtccctcccagtatatcccagtaccgtcccagtgctcccagtttccCTCACGTGTCGCttccgcgccgccgccgccgttgCCGCTCTGGTCCCGCCCCTTCCCGCCCCGCAGCCAATCAGCGCGCGGGGGCGTGGCCAGAGCCGGAACCAGAGagaggggcggggccggggctgcagcgccccctggcggccggGAGGACCAGaacggaccagtacggaccagtacaggcaccagtatggaccagttctgaccagtacggaccagtttGCACCAAGATGGGCACCAGGATGGACTGGGAGTCCTGgggggggttactgggagcactgggagcccaaACTGGTGTTACTGGTTTTTATTGGTTCCttactgggaggggactgggagcactgggggccatactgggagcactgggagtgaactgggagcactgggggcactgggaagATACTGGGATTATACTGGGAGCCCAAACTGGGAGtactgggggttactgggagcactgggagcccaaACTGGTGTTACTGGTTTTTATTGGTTCCTTACTGGGagtgaactgggagcactgggggccatactgggagcactgggagtgaactgggagcactgggggcactgggaggatACTGGGAGCCATACTGGGATTATAATGGGAGCCCAAACTGGGAGtactgggggttactgggaggggactgggagcactgggggccatactgggagcactgggagtgaactgggagcactgggggccatactgggagcactgggaggatactgggagcactgggggcactgggaagatactgggagcactggggggatACTGGGAGCCATACTGGGATTATACTGGGAGCCCAAACTGGGAGtactgggggttactggggggttactgggaggggactgggagcactgggaggaactgggagccCAAACTGGTGTCACTGGTTTTTATTGGATCTTTactgggggatactgggaggaCTGGGGGGGGGAGGTACTGGAAGCgctgggggttactgggagcactgggagccatactgggagcactgggagggcactgggaatcacaaaactgggaacactgggggttactgggatcactgggagcccaaactgggagcactggggggatactgggagggcaAACTGGGAGCcgaaactgggagcactgggaggacactgggagcactgggtgCCCTTACTGGTGTTACTGGTTTTTATTGGTTccttactgggagcactggggggggacaccgggagcGCTGGGAGAGCGCCAACAGCGAATAATTGcaccaaaaacacccaaaaaccagttaaaaccagtaaaaaccatTATAAAGCGGcgtaaaccagt
The genomic region above belongs to Ammospiza caudacuta isolate bAmmCau1 chromosome 36, bAmmCau1.pri, whole genome shotgun sequence and contains:
- the ADAT3 gene encoding probable inactive tRNA-specific adenosine deaminase-like protein 3, encoding MDLMGDATPGATECPNATSGDTNDATMDITGHIMSGVAKDPDATSGATSGDTDDVSTATPIVPMDLHSLGDVPVDLRGDVAPGATKRPDATSGATNDATNNATAPIVPIGDVPVDLRGDVAPGVTKDPDATSGATNDATAPIVPIGDIPVDLRGQVTPGATKRPDATSGATNGATTDATAPVVPLELLSSLGDVPMDLTGYVIPGAAEGAGATRGGATTTPEGGDSDDVAGGYLLSGCDVFVTREPCALCAMALLHARVRRVFYGRPRAQGALGTRYGLHGHPRLNHRYRVWHLPQTGQTGSDGAALPGVLQRRHGAERGAAALRHGHGHGDVQRGAFRLLAAGDPLRPRRAPRLLPADVGARAGRVGRRGGRQHGRALLGGRRPAPGLRAGPRALGRPERPLRRPLRGLRAAHPPRARAPLGRHRPQRRPALLLRALTGPPGGAPRPLWAPRDPHGRPEIPTGALRSPRAP